One window from the genome of Micromonospora aurantiaca ATCC 27029 encodes:
- a CDS encoding TetR/AcrR family transcriptional regulator, with product MRETTGGTRERIQAVALELFTEQGYEKTSLREIAERLGVTKAALYYHFKSKDEIVTSLVDDRLRRMDELIAWAADQPPTLATRRALIGRYADSMFAGDLPQVMRFFEQNQTVLKSLVAGQQMRDRMMRLAHELCRGDDSPAAQLRAALTLFAVHSSWFAVRVPGITDDERKRIALQVADELLAKIGETGQG from the coding sequence GTGAGGGAGACCACAGGTGGCACGCGCGAGCGGATCCAGGCCGTCGCCTTGGAACTCTTCACCGAGCAGGGCTACGAGAAGACGTCGCTGCGGGAGATCGCCGAGCGGCTGGGCGTGACCAAGGCGGCGCTCTACTACCACTTCAAGAGCAAGGACGAGATCGTCACCAGCCTGGTCGACGACCGGCTGCGCCGGATGGACGAGCTGATCGCCTGGGCCGCCGACCAGCCGCCCACCCTGGCCACCCGGCGCGCCCTGATCGGCAGGTACGCCGACAGCATGTTCGCCGGCGACCTGCCCCAGGTGATGCGCTTCTTCGAGCAGAACCAGACCGTGCTCAAGAGCCTCGTCGCCGGCCAGCAGATGCGGGACCGGATGATGCGGCTGGCGCACGAGCTGTGCCGGGGCGACGACTCGCCCGCCGCCCAGCTCCGCGCCGCGCTCACGCTGTTCGCGGTGCACAGCAGCTGGTTCGCGGTACGCGTGCCGGGCATCACCGACGACGAGCGCAAGCGGATCGCGCTCCAGGTGGCCGACGAGCTGCTCGCCAAGATCGGCGAGACCGGCCAGGGCTGA
- a CDS encoding MDR family MFS transporter: MSQPAQVTTRPNVRVVLFGLMIAMMLAMLDNMIVSTALPRIVFEFGGADHFTWVVTAYVLGTTVSTPIWGKLGDLYGRKTVFLTAVVVFLVGSALCGMSGSGVFGGADTGMTELIAFRAVQGLGAGGLMVGVMAIIGDLVPPRERGRYQGMIAGIMAIAMVAGPLVGGFITDNLSWRWAFYVNLPLGGAALLILATTMHLPKYRTEHKIDWLGAALLSVGITAIVLVTTWGGNEYDWVSPQILGLAVLAVLALGAFAVVERRVPEPILPLSLFANRNFALISVIGFLLGFAMFGAMNFLPLYQQTVQGASATNSGLLLLPLMFGMLVVSLVVGRTITRTGRYRVFPIVGGVVMVAGMGLLSLLDVDTSKAQSSIYMIVLGVGMGFLMQTSMLIAQNSVEQKDLGAASGAATFFRSIGGSFGVSLFGAIFANRLADSAAGSAFAGSGGEGGAMDLEALKKLTGPMREAVLGGLSDAISHVFFWAVLFTVAVPVLAWFIKEVPLRATNDVPPAGATPEDEAEAALGKAPVA, translated from the coding sequence ATGAGTCAACCAGCCCAGGTGACCACGAGACCCAATGTCCGGGTCGTCCTGTTCGGTCTGATGATCGCGATGATGCTCGCGATGCTCGACAACATGATCGTCAGCACCGCGCTGCCGCGGATCGTCTTCGAGTTCGGCGGCGCCGACCACTTCACCTGGGTGGTCACCGCGTACGTGCTGGGCACGACGGTCTCCACGCCGATCTGGGGCAAGCTCGGCGACCTCTACGGCCGCAAGACGGTCTTCCTCACCGCTGTGGTGGTGTTCCTGGTCGGCTCCGCGCTCTGCGGCATGTCCGGCTCCGGCGTCTTCGGCGGCGCCGACACCGGCATGACCGAGCTGATCGCGTTCCGTGCCGTCCAGGGCCTCGGCGCCGGTGGCCTGATGGTCGGCGTCATGGCGATCATCGGTGACCTGGTCCCGCCGCGCGAGCGGGGCCGCTACCAGGGCATGATCGCCGGGATCATGGCCATCGCCATGGTCGCCGGCCCGCTCGTCGGCGGCTTCATCACCGACAACCTCTCCTGGCGCTGGGCGTTCTACGTCAACCTGCCGCTGGGCGGCGCGGCGCTGCTGATCCTCGCCACCACCATGCACCTGCCCAAGTACCGCACCGAGCACAAGATCGACTGGTTGGGTGCGGCGCTGCTGTCCGTCGGCATCACCGCGATCGTGCTGGTGACCACGTGGGGCGGCAACGAGTACGACTGGGTATCGCCACAGATCCTCGGCCTCGCCGTGCTGGCGGTGCTCGCCCTCGGCGCGTTCGCGGTGGTGGAGCGGCGCGTGCCGGAGCCGATCCTGCCGCTGAGCCTGTTCGCCAACCGCAACTTCGCGCTGATCTCGGTGATCGGGTTCCTGCTCGGCTTCGCCATGTTCGGCGCGATGAACTTCCTGCCGCTCTACCAGCAGACCGTGCAGGGGGCGTCGGCCACGAACAGCGGCCTGCTGCTGCTCCCGCTCATGTTCGGCATGCTCGTGGTGTCGCTCGTGGTCGGCCGGACCATCACCAGGACCGGCCGCTACCGCGTCTTCCCGATCGTCGGCGGCGTGGTGATGGTCGCCGGCATGGGCCTGCTCAGCCTGCTGGACGTGGACACCAGCAAGGCGCAGTCCTCGATCTACATGATCGTGCTCGGTGTCGGCATGGGCTTCCTCATGCAGACCTCGATGCTGATCGCGCAGAACAGCGTGGAACAGAAGGACCTCGGCGCGGCCAGCGGCGCTGCGACCTTCTTCCGGTCCATCGGCGGCTCGTTCGGCGTCTCCCTCTTCGGCGCGATCTTCGCCAACCGCCTCGCCGACTCGGCCGCCGGTTCCGCGTTCGCGGGCTCGGGCGGCGAGGGCGGCGCGATGGACCTGGAGGCACTCAAGAAGCTCACCGGCCCGATGCGCGAGGCGGTGCTCGGCGGCCTCTCCGACGCCATCTCGCACGTCTTCTTCTGGGCGGTCCTCTTCACGGTGGCCGTACCGGTGCTCGCCTGGTTCATCAAGGAGGTGCCGCTGCGCGCGACGAACGACGTACCGCCGGCCGGCGCCACACCGGAGGACGAGGCCGAGGCCGCGCTCGGCAAGGCCCCCGTCGCCTGA